DNA sequence from the Piliocolobus tephrosceles isolate RC106 unplaced genomic scaffold, ASM277652v3 unscaffolded_45303, whole genome shotgun sequence genome:
CTCCTGGGGCAGGGAGAGCACTGGCCTCTTGCTCTCTGGCTCCCTCCGTTgctctctggtttctccccaggCTCCCGGACATCCCTGCTCCTGGCTTTtgccctcctctgcctgccttggcttcaaGAGGCTGGTAGGGTCCCAAGCGTACCCTTATCCAGGCTTTTTGACGACGCTATGATCGAAGCCCATCGCCTGCACCAACTGGCCTTTGACACCTACCAGGAGTTTGTAAGCTCTTGGGGAATGGGTGCATGTCAGGGGTGGCAGGAAGGGGTGACTTCCCCCCACTGGGAAGTCATGGGAGGAGACTCAGGAGCTCAGGGTTGTTTTCTGAAGCGAAAACGCCAGCAGATGAGCATACGCTGAGCGAGGTTCCCAGAGAAGTAACAATGGGAGCTGGTCTCCAGCATAGAGACCAGCAGTCCCTCTTGGTGGGGGGCGTCCTTCTCCTAGGAAGAAACCTAtatcccaaaggaaaagaagcatTCGATCATGGAGAACCCCCAGGCCTCCTTCTGCTTCTCAGAGTCTATTCCCACACCCTCCAACATGGAGGAAACGCAGCAGAAATCCGTGAGTGGATGCCTTCTCCCCCAGGCGGGGATGGGGGAGGACTGTGGTCAGAGCCCCGGGCAGCACAGCCACTGCCGGTCCTTCCCCTGCAGAGCCTAGAGCTGCTCCGCATCTCCCAGCTGCTCGTCCAGTCCTGGCTGGAGCCCGTGCAGTTCTTCAGGAGTGTGCTTGCCAACAACCTGGCGCATGGCACCTCGGACAGCGACGTCCATTACCTCCTAAAGAACCTAGAAGAAGGCATCGAAACGTTGGTGGGGGTGAGGATGGCGCCAGGGGTCCCCAATCCTGGAACCTCACTGGTTTCGAGGGCTGGGGGAGAGAAACGCTGCTGCCCTCTTTTTAGCAGTCAGGCCCTGACCCAAGAGAACTCACCTTAGTCTTCATTTCCCCTGGTGAATCCTCCAGGTCTTTCTCTACACCctgaagaggagggaggaaaatgaatgaatgagacaggGAGGGAACAATGATCAAGCGCTcagcctctccttctcttccttcacttTGCAGAGGCTGGATGATGGCAGCCCCCGGACTGGGCAGATCT
Encoded proteins:
- the LOC111532246 gene encoding somatotropin-like; this encodes PGSRTSLLLAFALLCLPWLQEAGRVPSVPLSRLFDDAMIEAHRLHQLAFDTYQEFEETYIPKEKKHSIMENPQASFCFSESIPTPSNMEETQQKSSLELLRISQLLVQSWLEPVQFFRSVLANNLAHGTSDSDVHYLLKNLEEGIETLVGRLDDGSPRTGQIFKQTYSKFDTNPHDDDALFKNYGLLHCFRKDMDMVETFLRMVQCRTVEGSCGF